A window from Diachasmimorpha longicaudata isolate KC_UGA_2023 chromosome 5, iyDiaLong2, whole genome shotgun sequence encodes these proteins:
- the Beta-spec gene encoding spectrin beta chain isoform X3, with protein MTTDISVVRTGWDPTLQQEIVDEYEYDGGNSSSRLFERSRIKALAGERETVQKKTFQKWVNSHLVRCSCRIGDLYVDLRDGKMLIKLLEILSGERLPRPTKGKMRIHCLENVDKALQFLREQRVHLENMGSHDIVDGNPRLSLGLIWTIILRFQIQDITIKETPNQETKSAKDALLLWCQMKTAGYHNVNVRNFTTSWRDGLAFNAIIHKHRPDLIQFDRLSRSNAIYNLNNAFNVAEDKLGLTKLLDAEDIFVDHPDEKSIITYVVTYYHSFSKMKQDTVHGKRIGKVVGIAMENDRMIHEYESMTSDLLRWIEGTIEALGDRNFANSLVGVQSQLSQFSNYRTIEKPPKFVEKGNLEVLLFTLQSKMRANNQKPYLPKEGKMISDINKAWERLEKAEHERELALREELIRQEKLEQLAARFNRKASMRETWLSENQRLVSQDNFGFDLAAVEAAAKKHEAIETDIFAYEERVQAVMAVSQELEAENYHDILKINERKVNVLRLWNYLLELLRARRMRLELSLQLQQNFQEMLYILDSMEELKQRLLTDDYGKHLMGVEDLLQKHSLVEADINVLGERVKAVVQQSQRFLEPGEDYRPCDPAIIVERVQQLEDAYSELVRLAVERRARLEESRKLWQFYWDMADEENWIKEKEQIVSTGDIGHDLTTINLLLSKHKALENEIQSHDAQLMSVAAIGDELVRQEHFGSRSIQERLKEILSMWNHLLDLAAFRRKRLEEAVDFHQLFADADDIDIWMLDTLRLVSSEDVGRDEANVQSLLKKHKDVTDELKNYAATIEQLHQQASGLGEHDAKSPEVLERLASIDSRYKELLELAKLRKQRLLDALSLYKLFSESDGVEQWIGEKNRMLDTMVPAKDIEDVEIMKHRYDGFEKEMNSNASRVAVVNQLARQLLHVEHPNSTEIVKRQNELNQKWADLREKAEGKREALNSAHGVQTFHIECRETVSWIEDKKRILQQTDSLEMDLTGVMTLQRRLSGMERDLAAIQAKLDALEKEAQSIEQEHPEEAALIRERITQIQTIWEELTQMLKERDAKLEEAGDLHRFLRDLDHFQTWLTKTQTDVASEDTPTSLADAEKLLTQHQNIKEEIDNYTDDYTKMMEYGERLTAEAGDGDTQYMFLRERLNALKMGWEELHQMWANRQNLLSNSLNLQVFDRDARQAEVLLSQQEHHLAKDETPSNFEQAENMIKRHEAFMTTMDANDEKINSVVQFAARLVDEGHFAADKVKKKAENINDRRNINHEKANQLMEKLRDQLQLQMFLQDCEELGEWVQEKHITAQDETYRSAKTVHSKWTRHQAFEAEIASNKDRLEQLQRAAEELISQKPELTDVIKPKVSELADQFEELETTTHDKGERLFDANREVLIHQTCDDIDSWMNELEKQIESTDTGSDLASVNILMQKQQMIETQMAVKARQVTELDKQAEHLQRTTPDDKMEEIKFKKEKVAQRFAQLKEPLVDRQRQLEKKKEAFQFRRDVEDEKLWIAEKMPQATSTEYGNSLFNVHMLKKKNQSLRTEIENHEPRINAVCNNGQKLIDEGHEATPEFQRLISELNEKWRELKEAIGDRNKHLLQNEKAQQYFFDSTEAESWMSEQELYMMVEDRGKDEISAQNLMKKHESLEHAVEDYAETIRQLGETARQLINDQHPLADQIAVKQSQVDKLYAGLKDLAGERRAKLDEALQLFMLNREVDDLEQWINERELVAGSQELGQDYDHVTLLWERFKEFARDTETIGSERVAAVNGIADSLIATGHSDAATIAEWKDGLNEVWQDLLELIETRTQMLAASRELHKFFHDCKDVLGRILEKQNAMSDELGRDAGSVSALQRKHGNFIQDLSTLQNQVTQIQEESSKLQASYAGDKASEITNREAEVVAAWNNLQALCEGRKAKLEDTGDLFRFFNMVRTLMIWMDDVIRQMNTSEKPRDVSGVELLMNNHQSLKAEIDTREDNLLTCINLGKDLLARNHYASSQIKEKLTALTDHRNALLHRWEERWENLQLILEVYQFARDAAVAEAWLIAQEPYLMSQELGHTIDEVENLIKKHEAFEKSAAAQEERFSALERLTTFELKELKRREQEREEEERRKKEEAAAAEAARLAKATPVTSPDEPTSERAEADGVTSGERGDDDHVAMRKASTRTPPSQEKPKEVHDKRPERLTIPGETKGPSVTPTTPKSRVSVPSTPTKARSPSDDEYEGTLSRKHEWESTTKKASNRSWDKVYMVIRGQTLVAYKDLKSCKSSPDQTYKGEAPFDLRSATIVVASDYTKKKHVFRVKSQGGSDFLFQAKDDTEMNEWVAVLNQAAQGTSGASTSRAHTLPAPTQAETKRRSFFTLKKN; from the exons ATGACGACCGACATCTCAGTGGTGCGTACGGGATGGGATCCTACGCTACAACAGGAGATTGTCGACGAGTACGAATACGATGGAGGAAATTCGAGTTCAAGATTATTCGAACGATCGCGAATCAAGGCGTTAGCCG GTGAACGTGAAACAGTACAAAAGAAAACATTTCAAAAATGGGTCAATTCCCATTTAGTCCGTTGCTCCTGTCGAATAGGCGATCTTTACGTCGACCTTCGCGACGGAAAAATGCTGATAAAACTCCTTGAAATTCTCTCCGGTGAGCGTCTCCCCCGTCCAACAAAAGGCAAAATGAGAATTCACTGCCTTGAAAATGTGGATAAAGCCCTGCAGTTTCTTCGAGAGCAGCGTGTACATCTGGAGAACATGGGTTCCCACGACATTGTGGATGGAAATCCTCGGTTGTCCCTCGGTCTCATCTGGACAATAATCCTTCGTTTCCAGATCCAAGACATTACCATCAAGGAAACACCCAATCAAGAGACTAAATCCGCAAAGGATGCCTTGTTACTCTGGTGCCAGATGAAAACAGCTGGCTATCACAACGTTAATGTCAGAAATTTTACGACTTCCTGGCGAGACGGATTGGCATTCAATGCTATTATTCACAAACATCGTCCCGATTTGATTCAATTCGACAGACTATCAAGGTCAAATGCAATCTACAACTTGAACAATGCATTCAATGTCGCTGAGGACAAACTTGGTCTCACAAAGCTCCTCGATGCTGAGGACATATTCGTTGATCATcctgatgaaaaatcaattatcactTACGTCGTGACCTACTATCACTCCTTCTCGAAGATGAAGCAGGACACTGTTCATGGTAAGCGTATTGGCAAGGTAGTGGGTATAGCAATGGAGAATGATCGGATGATTCACGAGTATGAGAGCATGACAAGTGATCTCCTGCGTTGGATCGAGGGAACCATTGAGGCCCTAGGGGATAGAAACTTTGCTAACTCCCTGGTGGGAGTTCAATCACAGCTGTCACAGTTCTCCAATTACAGAACAATCGAGAAGCCACCGAAGTTCGTGGAAAAGGGTAATCTAGAAGTGCTTTTGTTCACCCTTCAGTCGAAGATGAGGGCCAACAATCAGAAGCCCTATTTACCAAAAGAAGGAAAGATGATATCTGATATCAATAAGGCCTGGGAGAGACTCGAGAAGGCCGAGCACGAGCGAGAGCTTGCTCTTCGTGAAGAACTCATACGCCAGGAGAAGCTTGAACAGTTGGCAGCGAGATTCAATAGAAAGGCGAGCATGAGGGAGACTTGGTTATCTGAGAACCAGAGACTTGTTTCCCAGGATAACTTTGGATTTGACCTTGCTGCGGTGGAAGCAGCTGCTAAGAAACACGAAGCCATTGAAACAGATATATTTGCTTATGAAGAACGAGTTCAGGCTGTCATGGCCGTGTCTCAAGAGTTAGAAGCTGAGAACTATCACGATATTCTGAAGATCAATGAGAGGAAGGTGAATGTCCTTCGTCTCTGGAATTATCTCCTCGAACTCCTCAGAGCTAGAAGAATGAGACTAGAACTGTCCCTTCAGCTTCAACAGAACTTCCAGGAGATGCTGTACATATTGGATAGCATGGAGGAACTCAAGCAGAGACTTTTAACTGATGACTATGGTAAGCATTTGATGGGAGTGGAGGATCTGCTGCAGAAGCACTCACTTGTGGAAGCCGATATAAATGTCCTTGGCGAACGTGTGAAGGCAGTCGTCCAGCAGAGCCAGAGATTCCTGGAACCAGGGGAGGACTATCGTCCCTGTGATCCGGCGATAATCGTTGAGCGTGTACAGCAGCTTGAGGATGCTTACTCAGAGCTAGTTCGTCTTGCTGTTGAACGTCGAGCTAGACTCGAGGAATCCAGAAAGCTCTGGCAATTCTACTGGGATATGGCTGACGAGGAGAACTGGATTAAGGAGAAGGAGCAAATTGTTTCCACTGGAGACATTGGTCACGACCTCACGACAATTAATCTTCTGTTATCCAAGCACAAGGCATTGGAGAATGAGATACAATCCCATGACGCACAACTCATGTCAGTGGCTGCTATTGGTGATGAGCTCGTTCGTCAAGAGCACTTCGGTTCACGCAGCATTCAAGAAAGACTCAAGGAGATTCTCTCCATGTGGAATCACCTGCTGGATTTGGCCGCCTTCAGGCGTAAGCGTCTGGAGGAAGCCGTTGATTTCCATCAACTTTTCGCTGATGCTGATGACATCGACATCTGGATGCTGGATACATTGAGACTTGTCTCGTCTGAAGATGTCGGTAGGGATGAGGCTAATGTTCAGTCACTTTTGAAAAAGCACAAGGATGTTACTGATGAGCTAAAGAACTACGCTGCAACCATCGAACAACTTCATCAACAGGCGTCTGGCCTTGGTGAGCACGATGCTAAATCTCCGGAAGTACTTGAAAGACTCGCATCTATCGATTCTCGTTACAAGGAACTACTGGAGCTTGCTAAACTACGAAAACAGAGACTCCTGGATGCATTGTCATTATACAAGCTCTTTAGTGAGTCTGACGGTGTTGAGCAGTGGATTGGTGAGAAAAATCGTATGTTGGATACAATGGTACCAGCCAAGGATATCGAGGATGTGGAGATAATGAAGCATCGTTATGATGGCTTTGAGAAAGAGATGAATTCTAATGCATCGAGAGTTGCTGTTGTCAATCAACTTGCTAGACAGCTTCTACACGTTGAACATCCCAACTCGACGGAAATTGTCAAGCGTCAGAATGAGCTCAATCAGAAATGGGCCGATTTGAGAGAGAAGGCTGAGGGTAAACGTGAGGCACTTAATTCAGCACATGGTGTCCAGACATTCCACATTGAGTGTCGTGAGACTGTCTCCTGGATTGAAGATAAGAAGAGAATTCTTCAGCAGACTGATAGCCTGGAGATGGATCTTACTGGGGTCATGACCCTTCAGAGAAGACTCAGCGGCATGGAGAGAGATTTGGCTGCCATTCAGGCAAAGCTGGATGCCCTGGAGAAAGAGGCGCAGTCCATTGAGCAAGAGCATCCTGAGGAGGCTGCTTTGATTCGTGAGAGAATTACTCAAATTCAAACCATATGGGAGGAGCTCACTCAGATGCTCAAGGAACGTGATGCCAAGCTCGAGGAGGCTGGCGATCTTCATAGATTCCTTCGTGATCTCGATCACTTCCAGACTTGGCTCACCAAGACTCAAACTGATGTCGCCAGTGAGGACACACCAACCAGTCTCGCTGACGCTGAAAAACTTCTCACTCAGCATCAAAACATCAAGGAGGAAATTGATAACTATACTGATGATTACACCAAGATGATGGAGTACGGTGAGAGATTGACTGCTGAGGCTGGAGATGGAGATACTCAGTACATGTTCCTTCGTGAACGTCTTAATGCCCTGAAGATGGGATGGGAGGAATTGCACCAGATGTGGGCAAACAGGCAAAACTTACTATCAAATTCTCTCAATCTTCAGGTGTTTGATCGTGACGCAAGGCAGGCTGAAGTCCTCTTGTCACAGCAGGAGCATCATCTCGCCAAGGACGAGACCCCCTCGAACTTCGAGCAAGCTGAGAACATGATAAAACGTCATGAGGCCTTCATGACCACAATGGACGCTAACGACGAGAAAATTAACTCAGTCGTTCAATTTGCGGCTAGACTCGTTGATGAGGGCCACTTTGCAGCCGATAAAGTGAAGAAGAAGGCTGAGAATATCAACGATAGGAGAAATATCAATCATGAGAAGGCTAATCAGCTGATGGAGAAGCTGAGAGATCAGCTACAGCTACAAATGTTCCTCCAGGACTGCGAAGAACTTGGTGAATGGGTGCAGGAGAAGCACATAACAGCACAGGACGAGACGTACAGAAGTGCGAAGACAGTTCACAGCAAGTGGACTCGCCATCAAGCCTTCGAGGCTGAAATAGCAAGTAACAAGGATCGTTTGGAGCAACTGCAACGCGCTGCTGAAGAACTCATCAGCCAGAAGCCCGAGCTCACTGACGTCATCAAGCCCAAAGTATCTGAACTTGCTGATCAGTTTGAGGAACTCGAAACAACAACTCACGATAAGGGAGAACGTCTGTTCGATGCTAATCGCGAAGTTCTCATCCACCAGACCTGCGATGACATTGACTCCTGGATGAATGAGCTTGAGAAGCAGATTGAGAGCACTGATACTGGATCAGATCTTGCATCTGTCAACATTCTCATGCAGAAGCAGCAGATGATCGAGACCCAGATGGCGGTGAAGGCTCGTCAAGTGACTGAATTGGATAAGCAAGCTGAGCATCTCCAACGTACAACTCCAGATGATAAAATGGAAGAGATCAAATTCAAGAAGGAGAAGGTCGCACAACGATTCGCCCAGCTCAAAGAGCCCCTCGTCGATCGTCAACGACAGCTGGAGAAGAAGAAGGAAGCCTTCCAGTTCCGTCGTGATGTTGAGGATGAGAAACTCTGGATCGCCGAGAAGATGCCACAGGCAACAAGTACAGAGTACGGAAATTCTCTGTTCAACGTGCACATGCTGAAGAAGAAGAACCAGTCCCTCCGAACAGAGATTGAGAATCACGAGCCAAGGATCAACGCTGTTTGCAACAATGGCCAGAAATTAATagacgagggtcacgaggccACTCCAGAATTCCAACGTCTCATTTCCGAGCTTAACGAGAAGTGGCGTGAACTGAAGGAAGCTATCGGTGATCGCAACAAGCACTTGTTGCAGAATGAAAAAGCCCAGCAGTACTTCTTTGATTCGACAGAAGCTGAATCCTGGATGAGTGAACAAGAGCTTTACATGATGGTTGAGGATCGTGGAAAGGACGAGATCTCTGCCCAGAACTTGATGAAGAAGCACGAGTCCTTGGAGCATGCTGTTGAGGACTATGCAGAGACCATCAGGCAGCTTGGCGAGACAGCTCGACAATTGATCAACGATCAGCATCCGCTGGCCGATCAGATAGCTGTAAAGCAATCCCAGGTTGATAAACTATATGCTGGACTGAAGGACCTCGCAGGGGAGAGACGAGCAAAACTCGATGAAGCTCTACAACTCTTCATGCTGAACCGCGAGGTCGATGATTTGGAGCAGTGGATCAATGAGCGAGAACTGGTGGCTGGTAGCCAGGAGCTCGGCCAGGACTACGACCATGTGACACTTCTCTgggagagattcaaggagtttGCCAGGGATACCGAGACCATTGGCTCAGAGAGAGTAGCTGCTGTGAATGGTATTGCTGATTCACTGATTGCAACAGGACACTCTGATGCTGCCACTATTGCAGAATGGAAGGACGGGCTCAACGAGGTCTGGCAAGATCTTCTTGAGCTCATTGAGACAAGGACACAGATGCTGGCGGCCAGTCGGGAACTGCACAAGTTCTTCCATGATTGTAAGGACGTTCTTGGAAGGATCTTGGAGAAGCAAAACGCAATGTCTGATGAGCTTGGACGTGATGCTGGATCTGTCTCGGCACTTCAACGTAAACATGGAAATTTCATTCAGGATCTATCGACACTGCAGAATCAGGTGACGCAAATTCAAGAGGAGTCGTCTAAGTTGCAGGCCAGTTATGCTGGTGACAAGGCCAGTGAGATTACTAACAGGGAGGCTGAGGTGGTAGCAGCTTGGAATAATCTCCAGGCACTTTGTGAGGGACGAAAAGCCAAGCTTGAGGACACCGGGGATCTCTTTAGATTCTTTAATATGGTCAGGACACTCATGATATGGATGGACGATGTCATCAGACAGATGAATACTTCGGAAAAGCCCAGAGATGTTTCCGGGGTTGAGTTGTTGATGAATAATCATCAGAGTTTGAAGGCTGAAATTGATACCAGGGAGGATAATCTGCTGACGTGCATCAATCTAGGAAAGGATTTGTTGGCCAGAAATCATTATGCCAGCTCGCAGATTAAGGAAAAATTGACAGCCCTGACTGATCACAGAAATGCATTGTTGCATCGATGGGAGGAACGCTGGGAGAATCTTCAGTTGATTTTGGAAGTCTATCAGTTTGCTAGggatgctgctgttgctgagGCCTGGCTTATTGCTCAGGAGCCGTATCTCATGAGTCAGGAGTTGGGGCACACTATTGATGAAGTCGAGAATCTCATCAAGAAACACGAGGCATTCGAGAAATCGGCAGCTGCACAGGAGGAACGTTTCAGTGCCTTGGAACGACTTACCACG TTCGAGCTGAAAGAATTGAAGAGACGAGAGCAAGAAcgtgaggaggaggagagacGCAAGAAGGAGGAAGCAGCAGCAGCTGAGGCAGCAAGATTGGCTAAAGCCACACCAGTAACGAGTCCGGATGAACCCACGAGTGAACG AGCCGAAGCAGACGGTGTGACGAGTGGTGAACGCGGAGACGACGATCACG TGGCAATGCGTAAGGCTTCTACACGAACACCGCCATCCCAAGAAAAGCCCAAGGAAG TGCATGATAAGCGGCCCGAACGACTCACCATACCTGGCGAGACCAAGGGACCATCTGTTACTCCAACAACTCCAAAATCCCGTGTCTCGGTACCGTCGACCCCAACAA AAGCTAGAAGCCCATCTGATGATGAATACGAGGGCACATTATCACGTAAACACGAGTGGGAGAGCACGACGAAGAAAGCGTCAAATCGCTCATGGGATAAAGTGTACATGGTCATAAGAGGACAAACTCTGGTGGCTTATAAGGACCTGAAGAGTTGTAAATCATCTCCAGACCAGACTTACAAGGGTGAGGCGCCTTTTGATCTTCGAAGCGCTACTATTGTCGTTGCCAGCGATTATACGAAGAAGAAACATGTCTTCCGGGTGAA GTCACAAGGTGGATCAGACTTCCTGTTCCAAGCTAAAGACGACACTGAGATGAATGAATGGGTGGCAGTTTTAAATCAGGCGGCCCAGGGAACATCAGGTGCTAGCACGTCCAGGGCACACACCCTTCCAGCACCTACACAAGCTGAGACAAAACGACGCAGCTTCTTCACTCTCAAGAAAAA cTAA